A genomic region of Pseudomonas frederiksbergensis contains the following coding sequences:
- the secE gene encoding preprotein translocase subunit SecE, with product MTPKAEAQGSRFDLLKWLVVVALVVVGVVGNQYYHAAPILYRVLALLVIAAVAAFVGLQTVKGKSFFVLVKEARTEIRKVVWPTRQETTQTTLIVVAVVLVMALLLWGLDSLLGWLVSLIVG from the coding sequence ATGACTCCTAAAGCTGAAGCTCAAGGCTCTCGCTTCGATCTGCTCAAGTGGCTTGTAGTAGTCGCTTTGGTGGTTGTTGGCGTTGTCGGCAATCAGTATTACCATGCTGCGCCGATCCTGTACCGTGTACTCGCTTTGCTTGTTATTGCCGCTGTAGCTGCCTTTGTAGGCCTGCAGACGGTCAAGGGCAAGTCTTTCTTTGTACTGGTTAAGGAAGCTCGCACCGAAATTCGTAAAGTCGTGTGGCCAACTCGCCAAGAAACCACGCAGACCACGCTGATTGTGGTGGCTGTTGTTCTGGTTATGGCGTTGCTGTTGTGGGGGCTTGATTCCCTGCTCGGCTGGCTTGTTTCCTTGATTGTTGGCTAA